Proteins encoded in a region of the Methylobacterium radiotolerans JCM 2831 genome:
- a CDS encoding UDP-glucose dehydrogenase family protein: protein MRIAMIGAGYVGLVSGACLADFGHTVVCVDRDPDKIASLNAGRMPIYEPGLDVLVAENVRQGRLAFSTSMREAVAEADAVFIAVGTPSRRGDGFADLSFVFDAAREIAGALSGFTVVVTKSTVPVGTGDEVERIIRETNPGAQFAVASNPEFLREGAAIADFKRPDRIVVGAEEASAEAVMREVYRPLYLNQAPIMVTSRRTAELTKYAANAFLAAKITFINEVADLCEAVGADVQAVARGIGLDNRIGSKFLHAGPGYGGSCFPKDTLALVKTAQDAGTPLRLVETVVAVNDQRKRAMARKVIRACGGSVRGKTVALLGLTFKPNTDDMRDAPSLAIVAGLQDAGAVVRAYDPEGMEQARILMPAVDYAENAYACAEGADAVVIVTEWNAFRALDLDRLRRAMSSGEAAPVLIDLRNIYDPVSAARHGFTYCGVGRTKESVARIGS from the coding sequence ATGCGGATTGCGATGATTGGGGCCGGATATGTCGGCCTGGTCTCCGGCGCCTGCCTGGCCGATTTCGGCCACACGGTCGTGTGCGTCGACCGGGACCCCGACAAGATCGCCAGCCTGAACGCCGGCCGCATGCCGATCTACGAGCCGGGCCTCGACGTCCTGGTCGCCGAGAACGTGCGCCAGGGCCGGCTCGCGTTCAGCACGTCCATGCGGGAGGCCGTGGCCGAGGCCGACGCGGTGTTCATCGCGGTGGGCACGCCCTCCCGCCGCGGCGACGGCTTCGCCGACCTGAGCTTCGTGTTCGACGCCGCCCGGGAGATCGCCGGCGCGCTGTCCGGCTTCACCGTGGTGGTGACCAAGTCGACCGTGCCGGTCGGCACCGGCGACGAGGTCGAGCGCATCATCCGCGAGACCAACCCCGGGGCGCAGTTCGCGGTCGCGTCGAACCCCGAGTTCCTGCGCGAGGGCGCGGCCATCGCCGACTTCAAGCGCCCCGACCGCATCGTCGTCGGTGCCGAGGAGGCCAGCGCCGAGGCGGTGATGCGCGAGGTCTACCGGCCGCTCTACCTCAACCAGGCGCCGATCATGGTCACGTCGCGGCGCACGGCCGAGCTGACCAAGTACGCGGCGAACGCGTTCCTGGCGGCGAAGATCACGTTCATCAACGAGGTCGCGGACCTGTGCGAGGCGGTGGGCGCGGACGTGCAGGCGGTCGCGCGCGGCATCGGCCTGGACAACCGGATCGGGTCGAAGTTCCTGCACGCCGGGCCGGGCTACGGCGGCTCGTGCTTCCCCAAGGACACGCTGGCGCTGGTCAAGACGGCGCAGGACGCCGGCACGCCGCTGCGGCTGGTCGAGACGGTGGTGGCGGTCAACGACCAGCGCAAGCGCGCGATGGCGCGCAAGGTGATCAGGGCCTGCGGCGGCTCGGTGCGGGGCAAGACGGTGGCGCTGCTCGGCCTGACCTTCAAGCCGAACACCGACGACATGCGCGACGCGCCCTCGCTGGCGATCGTGGCCGGCCTGCAGGATGCCGGCGCCGTGGTCCGCGCCTACGATCCCGAGGGCATGGAGCAGGCCCGGATCCTGATGCCGGCTGTGGATTACGCCGAGAACGCCTACGCCTGCGCCGAGGGCGCGGATGCGGTGGTGATCGTCACCGAGTGGAACGCGTTCCGGGCCCTCGACCTCGACCGGCTGCGTCGGGCCATGTCGTCCGGCGAGGCGGCTCCCGTGCTGATCGACCTGCGCAACATCTACGACCCGGTGAGCGCCGCCCGTCACGGTTTCACCTATTGCGGGGTCGGACGAACCAAGGAGAGCGTCGCCCGGATCGGGTCTTGA
- the argB gene encoding acetylglutamate kinase, giving the protein MTELPNVHVRAEVLAQALPHMQRYDQEIVVIKYGGHAMGDRAAAEDFAEDIVLLEQSGLKPIVVHGGGPQIGKMLDRLGIQSEFRGGLRVTDEATVEVVEMVLAGLINKQIVGWISAEGGRAVGLCGKDGNMVRAKRAMKTVVDPESHVEQTVDLGLVGEPDHVERGVLDAVLKAELIPVLAPVAYGADGQTYNVNADTFAGAIAGALRAKRLLLLTDVPGVLDKDKKLIPELTVEDCRRLIADGTITGGMIPKIETCMYAIERGVEAVVILDGKVNHAVLLELFTDYGAGTLIRRG; this is encoded by the coding sequence ATGACCGAATTGCCCAACGTGCACGTGCGTGCCGAGGTCCTGGCCCAGGCGCTGCCCCACATGCAGCGCTACGACCAGGAGATCGTGGTCATCAAGTACGGCGGCCACGCCATGGGCGACCGGGCCGCGGCCGAGGACTTCGCCGAGGACATCGTCCTTCTGGAGCAGTCCGGGCTGAAGCCGATCGTCGTGCACGGCGGCGGTCCGCAGATCGGCAAGATGCTCGACCGGCTCGGCATCCAGTCCGAGTTCCGCGGCGGCCTGCGCGTCACCGACGAGGCCACCGTCGAGGTCGTCGAGATGGTCCTGGCGGGCCTGATCAACAAGCAGATCGTCGGCTGGATCTCCGCCGAGGGCGGCCGGGCGGTCGGCCTGTGCGGCAAGGACGGCAACATGGTCCGGGCCAAGCGGGCGATGAAGACCGTCGTCGATCCCGAGAGCCACGTGGAGCAGACCGTCGATCTGGGCCTCGTCGGCGAGCCGGACCACGTCGAGCGCGGCGTCCTCGACGCGGTGCTGAAGGCCGAGCTGATCCCGGTCCTCGCGCCGGTCGCCTACGGGGCGGACGGGCAGACCTACAACGTCAACGCCGACACCTTCGCGGGGGCGATCGCCGGGGCGCTCCGGGCCAAGCGCCTGCTGCTGCTCACCGACGTGCCGGGCGTGCTCGACAAGGACAAGAAGCTGATCCCCGAGCTGACCGTGGAGGATTGCCGGCGCCTGATCGCCGACGGCACCATCACGGGCGGGATGATCCCGAAGATCGAGACCTGCATGTACGCGATCGAGCGCGGCGTCGAGGCGGTCGTCATCCTCGACGGCAAGGTCAACCACGCCGTGCTCCTCGAGCTGTTCACCGATTACGGTGCCGGCACCCTGATCCGTCGGGGCTGA
- a CDS encoding pyrimidine 5'-nucleotidase, translating into MHHPDKAQFTTPAARGFADVDTWVFDLDNTLYPSDAAVWPKVDERITLYVMQLYGLDGISARALQKYFYHRYGTTLSALMVESRIDPHDFLDFAHDIDHSSIKLDKSLGDAIERLPGRKLILTNGSRRHAENVAGKLGILDHFEDVFDIAAADFVPKPERTTYERFLEKHAVEPTRAALFEDIARNLAVPHDLGMATVLVVPKVTDPYREAFEQEAVREPHIDHITDDLAAFLSACVLPEAQSGSEERR; encoded by the coding sequence GTGCACCACCCCGACAAGGCCCAGTTCACCACGCCGGCGGCGCGCGGCTTCGCCGATGTCGACACCTGGGTGTTCGATCTCGACAACACCCTCTACCCGAGCGACGCCGCGGTCTGGCCGAAGGTCGACGAGCGCATCACCCTGTACGTGATGCAGCTCTACGGGCTCGACGGCATCTCGGCCCGCGCCCTGCAGAAGTACTTCTATCACCGCTACGGCACGACGCTGTCGGCGCTGATGGTCGAGTCGCGGATCGATCCGCACGACTTCCTCGACTTCGCCCACGACATCGACCACTCGTCGATCAAGCTCGACAAGAGCCTCGGCGACGCGATCGAGCGGCTGCCCGGGCGCAAGCTGATCCTGACCAACGGGTCGCGCCGCCACGCCGAGAACGTCGCCGGCAAGCTCGGCATCCTCGACCACTTCGAGGACGTGTTCGACATCGCCGCCGCCGACTTCGTCCCGAAGCCGGAGCGCACGACCTACGAGCGGTTCCTGGAGAAGCACGCCGTCGAGCCGACCCGGGCCGCCCTGTTCGAGGACATCGCCCGCAACCTCGCGGTGCCGCACGACCTCGGCATGGCGACCGTGCTGGTGGTGCCGAAGGTCACCGATCCCTATCGCGAGGCCTTCGAGCAGGAGGCGGTGCGCGAGCCGCATATCGACCACATCACGGACGATCTCGCCGCCTTCCTCTCCGCCTGCGTGCTGCCCGAAGCGCAGTCGGGATCCGAGGAGCGCCGCTGA
- the rplS gene encoding 50S ribosomal protein L19: MNIIEQLEREEVARLAKTIPDFEPGDTLIVNVRVKEGERTRVQAYEGVCIARSGGGLNESFTVRKISYGEGVERVFPVHSPMIDSIKVARRGKVRRAKLYYLRDRRGKSARIVERTDRYKAKDTPAAAPAAE, translated from the coding sequence ATGAACATCATCGAGCAGCTGGAGCGCGAGGAAGTCGCGCGCCTCGCCAAGACCATCCCGGATTTCGAGCCGGGCGATACGCTCATCGTCAACGTCCGCGTGAAGGAAGGCGAGCGCACCCGCGTGCAGGCCTACGAGGGCGTCTGCATCGCCCGCTCGGGCGGCGGCCTCAACGAGAGCTTCACGGTCCGCAAGATCTCGTACGGCGAGGGCGTGGAGCGCGTCTTCCCGGTCCATTCCCCGATGATCGACTCGATCAAGGTGGCCCGCCGCGGCAAGGTGCGCCGTGCCAAGCTGTACTACCTGCGCGACCGGCGCGGTAAGTCGGCCCGCATCGTCGAGCGCACCGACCGCTACAAGGCGAAGGACACCCCGGCCGCGGCGCCCGCCGCCGAGTAA
- a CDS encoding methyl-accepting chemotaxis protein, with product MMAQISLITMLIAVIGAAGLRMYYQEMLSERLQSLRTVTELFTTYAQSLETRVRSGALSREAALAALVETAMAMRFDTGTNYVAIYAMDGTALAVPDRRLVGSNQLETRVNGVRVAGTLIDLLKKSDTATMSYLYPRPGHEGLSPKTTLAVRFAPWDILIAAGTYTDDIKAAFQALALAAIGLLLGLGALGVIGSLVIGRGITRPLDRLGRRMQVLAQGDGAEPIPGLERTDEIGEMARTVEVFRQALVAKAAMDRAAAQEAEAKARHAQSLDALTRAFEAQAGALMTGVSAAATEMQATAEAMARTASRTSDRATRVAGAAQETAGSVQSVAAATEEMAITIQEISGRMAQSSAKTARAATEAQRTDALVGDLADGAEQIGVVASMIAGIARQTNLLALNATIEAARAGEAGRGFAVVAGEVKALAEQTAAATEEIAARIGAVQASTRQAVEAIHGIGRTMGEVSTLAATVAAAIEQQGATTEEIVRSVARAAAGTEAVTGNIADVSQGAEATGDAAERVLGAAIDLSRRSEQLSAEIHRFLDGIRAA from the coding sequence ATGATGGCGCAGATTTCGCTCATAACAATGCTTATCGCGGTCATCGGCGCTGCCGGGTTGCGAATGTATTATCAGGAAATGCTGTCGGAGAGGCTGCAGTCCCTGCGCACGGTCACGGAGCTGTTCACCACCTATGCGCAAAGCCTCGAGACCCGGGTCAGGAGCGGCGCTCTGTCCCGGGAGGCGGCCCTGGCGGCACTGGTCGAGACCGCCATGGCCATGCGCTTCGACACGGGCACCAACTACGTCGCCATCTACGCGATGGACGGAACGGCGCTGGCGGTTCCCGACCGCCGACTCGTCGGCAGCAATCAGCTGGAGACTCGGGTCAACGGCGTTCGCGTGGCCGGGACCCTGATCGATCTGCTGAAGAAGTCCGACACGGCTACGATGAGCTATCTCTATCCCCGGCCCGGGCATGAAGGCCTGTCTCCGAAGACGACGCTCGCCGTCAGGTTCGCGCCCTGGGACATCTTGATCGCGGCGGGGACCTACACCGACGACATCAAGGCCGCCTTCCAGGCGCTCGCCCTCGCGGCGATCGGCCTTCTGCTCGGGCTCGGCGCCCTGGGAGTGATCGGCTCGCTCGTGATCGGGCGCGGCATCACGCGGCCGCTCGACCGGCTCGGCCGCCGGATGCAGGTGCTGGCTCAGGGCGACGGCGCGGAGCCGATACCCGGGCTCGAGCGGACGGACGAGATCGGCGAGATGGCCCGGACCGTCGAAGTCTTCCGACAGGCCCTGGTCGCCAAGGCCGCCATGGACCGGGCGGCCGCGCAGGAAGCGGAGGCCAAGGCCCGGCACGCGCAGAGCCTCGACGCGCTCACCCGGGCGTTCGAGGCCCAGGCCGGTGCGCTGATGACGGGCGTCTCCGCGGCCGCGACCGAGATGCAGGCGACCGCCGAGGCGATGGCGCGGACGGCCTCGCGCACGAGTGACCGGGCGACGCGCGTCGCCGGGGCCGCGCAGGAGACCGCCGGGAGCGTGCAGAGCGTCGCCGCGGCCACCGAGGAGATGGCGATCACCATCCAGGAGATCTCCGGACGGATGGCGCAATCGTCGGCCAAGACCGCGCGGGCGGCGACCGAGGCGCAGCGCACGGACGCCCTCGTGGGCGATCTCGCCGACGGGGCCGAGCAGATCGGGGTCGTCGCCAGCATGATCGCGGGCATCGCCCGACAGACCAACCTCCTGGCCCTCAACGCCACGATCGAGGCGGCCCGGGCCGGCGAGGCCGGCCGGGGCTTCGCCGTCGTGGCGGGCGAGGTCAAGGCGCTGGCCGAGCAGACCGCGGCCGCGACCGAGGAGATCGCCGCGCGGATCGGCGCGGTCCAGGCCTCGACCCGGCAGGCCGTCGAGGCGATCCACGGGATCGGTCGCACCATGGGTGAGGTCAGTACGCTTGCCGCGACCGTGGCGGCCGCGATCGAGCAGCAGGGGGCGACCACCGAGGAGATCGTGCGCAGCGTCGCGCGCGCGGCGGCCGGCACGGAGGCCGTCACCGGCAACATCGCCGACGTGTCGCAGGGTGCCGAGGCGACGGGCGACGCGGCTGAGCGGGTTCTCGGCGCCGCGATCGACCTGTCGCGCAGGTCCGAGCAGCTCTCCGCCGAGATCCACCGGTTCCTCGACGGGATCCGGGCTGCCTGA